In a single window of the Candidatus Eisenbacteria bacterium genome:
- the def gene encoding peptide deformylase, whose amino-acid sequence MALRKILTYPDTRLKDVATPVTNIDAPIARLCEDLAETMYAAPGIGLAATQVGEPVRVIVLDVHDKEEGPGKRLMKLVNPEIAQREGEIVFEEGCLSVPDFTAEVKRAERILLRAWTPDEKEIEIEADGLLAVALQHELDHLDGKLFIDRLSRLKRDLYRARQRKLDRQGRPGPTGRTPHII is encoded by the coding sequence ATGGCGCTGCGCAAGATCCTCACCTATCCGGACACGCGCCTGAAGGACGTCGCGACCCCGGTCACGAACATCGACGCGCCCATCGCGCGTCTGTGCGAGGATCTGGCCGAGACCATGTATGCCGCGCCGGGGATCGGCCTCGCCGCAACGCAGGTGGGCGAGCCCGTGCGCGTCATCGTCCTCGACGTCCACGACAAGGAGGAAGGCCCCGGCAAGCGCTTGATGAAGCTCGTGAACCCCGAGATCGCCCAGCGCGAAGGCGAGATCGTCTTCGAGGAGGGCTGCCTCTCGGTGCCGGACTTCACCGCCGAGGTGAAACGCGCCGAGCGGATCCTGTTGCGGGCCTGGACGCCGGACGAGAAGGAGATCGAGATCGAGGCCGACGGGCTCCTCGCCGTCGCCCTCCAGCACGAGCTCGACCATCTGGACGGCAAGCTCTTCATCGATCGCCTGTCGCGCCTGAAGCGCGATCTCTATCGGGCCCGTCAACGCAAGCTCGATCGGCAGGGACGCCCCGGCCCGACCGGGCGTACGCCCCACATCATCTGA
- the rpe gene encoding ribulose-phosphate 3-epimerase, translating into MPLVAPSILSADFARLGAEVAAVTTGGADWIHVDVMDGHFVPPITIGPLVVRSLRPMTRLPLDVHLMIESPERQIDEFVKAGADRLTVHVEACRDVPSVLDAIRKAGVKPGLSLNPPTPMDAVQPYLDSIDLLLVMSVNPGWGGQPFVDGSMERLAIARRMRAEAGADFPIEVDGGIYPHNAAQAVASGADVLVAGTAVFKEADYAAAIRALRG; encoded by the coding sequence GTGCCGCTCGTCGCGCCGTCGATCCTGTCCGCGGACTTCGCGCGTCTCGGCGCGGAGGTCGCCGCCGTCACCACTGGCGGCGCCGACTGGATCCACGTCGACGTCATGGACGGGCACTTCGTTCCGCCGATCACGATAGGCCCGCTCGTCGTGCGAAGCCTTCGCCCGATGACGCGGCTTCCGCTCGACGTCCACCTGATGATCGAGTCGCCCGAGCGGCAGATCGACGAGTTCGTCAAGGCGGGCGCCGACCGCCTCACGGTGCACGTCGAGGCGTGTCGCGACGTGCCCTCGGTGCTCGATGCGATCCGGAAGGCCGGCGTGAAGCCGGGGCTGTCCCTCAACCCACCGACGCCGATGGATGCGGTGCAACCGTACCTCGACTCGATCGACCTGCTCCTCGTCATGAGCGTCAATCCGGGATGGGGCGGCCAGCCGTTCGTCGACGGGTCGATGGAGCGGCTCGCGATCGCGCGGCGCATGCGAGCCGAGGCTGGCGCCGACTTCCCCATCGAGGTGGACGGTGGGATCTACCCGCACAACGCTGCGCAAGCCGTCGCGTCGGGGGCCGACGTGCTGGTCGCCGGCACCGCCGTCTTCAAGGAAGCCGACTACGCGGCCGCCATCCGCGCGCTGCGCGGCTGA
- the fmt gene encoding methionyl-tRNA formyltransferase, which yields MGTPTFACPSLAALLARSDPVVGVVCQPDRPRGRGLALAPPEVKVLALRHGLPVFQPDKVRAPAFLDALRTLAPDLIVVAAYGRILPRAILDLPPRGCINVHASILPRHRGAAPIQHAILAGDAETGVTIMAMSEEMDAGDVLLVRRTPILPDDTGGTLTDRLAQLGAEALGETIDGLAAGAIHPTPQPATGITFAPRIEHEHTRLDWTKPANQLERAVRAFAPEPAAFTTLRGATLKVYGATVASDAPAGVPGTVVVATSRRLVVACGDGGLALDEVQLQGRRRMAIGPFLAGNRVAPGTCLGV from the coding sequence ATGGGTACGCCCACCTTCGCGTGCCCGAGCCTGGCGGCGCTCCTCGCTCGATCCGATCCCGTGGTCGGCGTCGTGTGCCAGCCGGACCGACCTCGGGGCCGCGGGCTCGCCTTGGCTCCGCCGGAGGTGAAGGTGCTGGCGCTCCGCCACGGCCTGCCGGTCTTCCAGCCCGACAAGGTCCGGGCTCCCGCGTTCCTCGATGCGCTGCGAACGCTCGCCCCCGATCTCATCGTGGTGGCGGCCTACGGACGCATCCTGCCGCGCGCGATCCTCGACCTCCCGCCCCGCGGCTGCATCAACGTGCACGCATCGATCCTCCCGCGACACCGTGGCGCGGCGCCGATCCAGCACGCCATCCTCGCGGGAGACGCCGAGACCGGCGTCACCATCATGGCCATGAGCGAGGAGATGGACGCCGGCGACGTGCTGCTGGTCCGCAGGACGCCGATCCTGCCGGACGACACCGGCGGCACGCTCACCGACCGCCTCGCGCAGCTCGGCGCGGAGGCGCTGGGCGAGACGATCGACGGCCTCGCGGCGGGGGCCATCCACCCCACGCCCCAGCCGGCGACGGGCATCACGTTCGCGCCCCGCATCGAGCACGAGCACACGAGGCTCGACTGGACGAAGCCCGCCAACCAGCTCGAGCGGGCCGTGCGCGCCTTCGCCCCCGAACCGGCCGCCTTCACGACCCTGCGGGGTGCGACGCTGAAGGTGTACGGGGCGACCGTGGCGAGCGACGCGCCCGCGGGGGTGCCGGGCACCGTCGTCGTGGCGACCTCGCGCCGTCTCGTCGTCGCGTGCGGGGACGGGGGCCTCGCGCTCGACGAGGTCCAGCTCCAGGGCCGGCGCCGGATGGCGATCGGACCGTTCCTCGCCGGGAACCGGGTCGCTCCGGGCACATGCCTCGGCGTGTAG
- a CDS encoding YSC84-related protein, producing the protein MNATRRTMILAAATVAVLAMRPTAAHASAASLRADSSAALKQLYATNPSAKILGEKAKAVLVFPKIVKAGFIFGGQGGDGVMRQGGKTVGYYRSVAASYGFQAGVQWFGYALFFMTDSAVKYLNESKGWELGSGPSLVIVDEGFAKSISSTTLTQDVYAFIFNQKGLMGGIGIQGAKITRIHPK; encoded by the coding sequence ATGAACGCCACACGACGAACGATGATCCTCGCCGCCGCGACCGTAGCCGTCCTCGCCATGCGCCCGACCGCGGCGCATGCGAGCGCCGCGTCGCTGCGGGCGGATTCCAGCGCTGCGCTGAAGCAGCTGTACGCGACCAATCCGAGCGCGAAGATCCTCGGCGAGAAGGCGAAGGCCGTGCTCGTCTTCCCGAAGATCGTGAAGGCCGGTTTCATCTTCGGCGGGCAGGGCGGCGACGGCGTCATGCGCCAGGGCGGCAAGACCGTCGGCTACTACCGGAGCGTCGCCGCGTCGTACGGCTTTCAGGCGGGCGTCCAGTGGTTCGGGTACGCGCTCTTCTTCATGACCGACTCCGCCGTGAAGTACCTGAACGAGTCCAAGGGATGGGAGCTCGGTTCGGGTCCGAGCCTCGTCATCGTCGACGAGGGGTTCGCGAAGTCGATCTCGTCGACCACGCTCACCCAGGACGTCTACGCGTTCATCTTCAACCAGAAGGGGCTCATGGGCGGTATCGGGATCCAGGGCGCCAAGATCACCCGGATCCACCCGAAATAG
- a CDS encoding pilus assembly protein PilP, with translation MTTLLVGMALLVARAAVAAEPESAGAPAAPRALAHSPSAGDAAYDPAGRRDPFRPPRANQTTATGEIRSPLQRYDIGQLKLVAVIYQANEPRAVVEDDAGLGYIVKVGTAIGANGGAVKAIEQGKLRVEEESVDFYGDRQTSEVVMELATEERGK, from the coding sequence ATGACGACACTGCTCGTGGGGATGGCGCTGCTGGTCGCCCGCGCGGCCGTGGCGGCCGAACCGGAGAGCGCCGGAGCGCCCGCTGCCCCGCGCGCGCTCGCGCATTCGCCGTCCGCGGGGGACGCGGCCTACGATCCGGCCGGACGCCGGGATCCCTTCCGGCCGCCGCGCGCGAATCAGACGACCGCCACCGGCGAGATCCGTTCGCCGCTCCAGCGCTACGACATCGGCCAGCTGAAGCTCGTGGCCGTGATCTATCAGGCGAACGAGCCGCGCGCGGTCGTCGAGGACGACGCCGGGCTCGGCTACATCGTGAAAGTCGGCACCGCGATCGGCGCCAACGGCGGCGCGGTGAAGGCGATCGAACAGGGCAAGCTTCGAGTTGAAGAGGAATCCGTCGATTTCTACGGGGATCGCCAGACGTCCGAAGTGGTGATGGAGCTGGCGACCGAGGAGAGGGGGAAGTGA
- the priA gene encoding primosomal protein N' → MNGLVEIAPLPPVPQHDLFTYLVPTAMREHIQVGMRVRVPLGRQTRTGLVAGFTADAPARGDVRTVLDLLDTAPFVPADLLELCRWTARYYLASLAEVIGTIVPGRVPEATQELGVRLLRRLDPEEEERLLRRAPARAAAYRALAGTAAGALLARDAQAAGIRSDAIRGLVIAGLAERFQQPAERTAPAQPAPAPRPPLTSEQQAAADAIADAVRTGQHASFVLHGITGSGKTEVFLAAAEATLAAGRDVLVLVPEIALTHQAVARVRERFGDTVAVLHSGLGPRERWSEWRRIVTREARVVVGARSAVFAPVGRLGLVVVDEEHDGSYKQEDGIRYHARDLAVVRARLAGGVVVLASATPSAETYHAATTGRHRLLELHARPTAQPLPAVDLVDLRGRPRTDEPGLFSDELRAALDETIARGEQALVFLNRRGFATYLQCPSCGATASCPHCSVTLTWHRARGALACHHCQFHRRPPARCESCQGPPLEAYGIGTERIEATLRAAHPGVNVERLDRDVAARAGAQRRILRDWHDGSISVLVGTQMVSKGHDVPGVTLVAVLLADQSLNVPDFRAAERTFQLLVQVAGRAGRGARAGRVIVQTLRPTHPSLVAARTHDYRAFVTEELARRKALGYPPFARLVLLRLDGKVDAGVERAARGLAQRLRAQARALGMGDEAVLGPAPPPVERVRGRYRWQLLLRHADVRSLRALARAARGLAREIRQRGLRLVVDVDPVSM, encoded by the coding sequence ATGAACGGGCTCGTCGAGATCGCACCGCTTCCGCCCGTCCCGCAGCACGACCTGTTCACCTATCTCGTCCCGACCGCGATGCGGGAGCACATCCAGGTCGGCATGCGCGTGCGCGTGCCGCTCGGGAGGCAGACCCGCACGGGGCTCGTGGCGGGATTCACAGCCGATGCGCCGGCGCGGGGCGACGTCCGGACGGTGCTGGACCTCCTCGACACCGCACCCTTCGTGCCCGCCGATCTGCTCGAGCTGTGTCGCTGGACGGCACGCTACTATCTGGCCTCGCTCGCCGAGGTGATCGGCACGATCGTCCCGGGACGGGTTCCCGAGGCGACGCAGGAGCTCGGCGTCCGCCTCCTGCGCCGCCTCGATCCGGAGGAAGAGGAGCGCCTGCTGCGCCGGGCGCCCGCACGGGCCGCCGCGTATCGTGCGCTGGCGGGCACCGCGGCGGGTGCGCTCCTCGCCCGCGACGCCCAGGCCGCCGGTATTCGATCCGACGCCATCCGCGGACTGGTGATCGCGGGTCTCGCGGAGCGGTTCCAGCAGCCCGCCGAGCGCACGGCGCCTGCCCAGCCGGCGCCGGCGCCGCGGCCGCCCCTCACTTCCGAGCAGCAGGCGGCCGCCGACGCCATCGCGGACGCCGTGCGGACAGGGCAGCACGCCTCCTTCGTCCTCCATGGCATCACGGGCAGCGGCAAGACCGAGGTCTTCCTCGCGGCCGCCGAGGCGACCCTCGCCGCGGGGCGCGACGTCCTGGTCCTCGTACCCGAGATCGCCCTCACCCATCAGGCCGTGGCCCGCGTCCGGGAGCGCTTCGGCGATACGGTCGCCGTCCTGCACAGCGGGCTCGGTCCGCGCGAGCGCTGGAGCGAGTGGCGGCGGATCGTCACACGCGAGGCCCGCGTGGTGGTCGGTGCCCGATCCGCCGTGTTCGCGCCCGTCGGCCGTCTGGGGCTGGTCGTCGTCGACGAGGAGCACGACGGGTCGTACAAGCAGGAGGACGGCATCCGCTACCACGCGCGCGACCTCGCCGTGGTGCGAGCCCGTCTCGCCGGTGGCGTCGTCGTCCTCGCCTCGGCGACGCCGAGCGCCGAGACCTATCACGCGGCGACGACCGGCCGGCATCGCCTCCTGGAGCTCCATGCCCGTCCTACCGCGCAGCCGCTTCCGGCCGTCGATCTCGTCGATCTCCGGGGACGGCCGCGGACGGACGAGCCGGGGCTCTTCTCGGACGAGCTCCGCGCCGCGCTGGACGAAACGATCGCGCGCGGCGAGCAGGCGCTCGTGTTCTTGAATCGCCGCGGCTTCGCCACCTACCTGCAGTGTCCCTCGTGCGGCGCCACGGCGAGCTGTCCGCACTGCAGCGTCACGCTCACGTGGCATCGCGCGCGCGGGGCCCTCGCCTGCCACCACTGCCAGTTCCATCGACGGCCGCCGGCGCGCTGCGAGAGCTGTCAGGGCCCCCCGCTCGAAGCCTATGGCATCGGCACCGAGCGCATCGAGGCGACCCTGCGAGCGGCGCACCCGGGCGTCAACGTCGAGCGCCTCGACCGCGATGTGGCGGCGCGCGCCGGCGCGCAGCGACGCATCCTGCGCGACTGGCACGACGGGTCGATCAGCGTCCTCGTCGGCACCCAGATGGTGAGCAAGGGCCACGACGTCCCGGGGGTCACGCTGGTCGCCGTCCTGCTCGCCGACCAGTCGCTCAACGTGCCCGACTTCCGGGCCGCCGAACGGACGTTCCAGCTCCTCGTCCAGGTGGCGGGGCGCGCGGGGCGGGGCGCGCGGGCCGGTCGCGTGATCGTGCAGACGCTGCGGCCGACGCATCCGAGCCTCGTCGCGGCGCGCACGCACGACTATCGTGCCTTCGTCACCGAGGAGCTGGCGCGCCGCAAGGCGCTCGGCTACCCGCCGTTCGCGCGGCTCGTGCTCCTGCGGCTCGACGGCAAGGTCGACGCCGGGGTCGAGCGGGCGGCGCGCGGCCTCGCCCAGCGCTTGCGGGCACAGGCACGTGCGCTCGGCATGGGCGACGAGGCCGTGCTCGGTCCCGCGCCGCCGCCCGTGGAGCGCGTCCGGGGGCGCTATCGCTGGCAGCTCCTGCTGCGCCATGCCGACGTCCGCAGCCTGCGGGCGCTCGCACGCGCGGCGCGCGGGCTCGCGCGCGAGATCCGCCAGCGCGGGCTTCGACTCGTCGTTGATGTCGACCCGGTGAGCATGTAG
- the pilO gene encoding type 4a pilus biogenesis protein PilO — translation MMEGLIDSIRDWPIAQKLGATIGLIALIFLIDYQYVYGPKAAALTELKDQLGGQQAQLEQKRIKVNARADEEKRIRDLQADVKRAEARLPEGREIADLLSNIAASARAVGLDLTLFRQKPEAYSEFYADVPVQMEMRGTYHELALFMDRVKRLDRIVNVSDIQLKKPRIEGDVLLLDAACTATTFRFLDETERKQRAIEKEKEGKGKPGGAPEKDA, via the coding sequence ATGATGGAGGGGTTGATCGACTCCATTCGCGACTGGCCCATCGCCCAGAAGCTCGGCGCGACGATCGGCCTGATCGCCCTCATCTTCCTGATCGACTACCAGTACGTCTACGGGCCGAAGGCCGCGGCACTCACCGAGCTGAAGGACCAGCTCGGGGGGCAGCAGGCCCAGCTCGAGCAGAAGCGCATCAAGGTGAACGCCCGCGCGGACGAGGAGAAGCGCATCCGCGACCTGCAGGCCGACGTGAAGCGGGCCGAGGCGCGCCTCCCCGAGGGCCGCGAGATCGCGGATCTGCTCTCGAACATCGCGGCCAGCGCGCGCGCCGTCGGGCTCGACCTGACGCTCTTCCGGCAGAAGCCGGAGGCGTACTCGGAGTTCTACGCCGACGTTCCAGTCCAGATGGAAATGCGCGGCACGTACCACGAGCTCGCGCTCTTCATGGACCGCGTGAAGCGGCTCGACCGCATCGTGAACGTGTCCGACATTCAGCTGAAGAAGCCGCGCATCGAAGGCGACGTGCTCCTGCTCGACGCCGCCTGCACGGCGACGACCTTCCGCTTCCTCGACGAGACCGAGCGCAAGCAGCGCGCCATCGAGAAGGAGAAGGAAGGCAAGGGCAAGCCCGGTGGGGCGCCGGAGAAAGACGCATGA
- a CDS encoding PilN domain-containing protein yields the protein MIRINLLPTEEAQRAADQRQQLATVGLIVAVGAFLLVIGHSIQAARYAATQRRVTQVTEELQAIAGPYGDVLRIQAQQKELEEKLKVISQLEARSAGPVRMLADLSSATPDKLWLTEFAEAAGTVHMQGFSVDEQTIADFLRKLGTSTYFQNVDLEETTQVNQDGVKQKKFALKAHVNYAGATTTPAVQKPGAAPQPPKRTAALSDDPTVTASRGRITP from the coding sequence ATGATCCGCATCAATCTGCTTCCCACTGAAGAGGCGCAGCGTGCCGCGGATCAGCGGCAGCAGCTCGCGACCGTCGGCCTGATCGTCGCGGTCGGCGCCTTCCTGCTGGTCATCGGGCACTCGATCCAGGCGGCGCGGTACGCCGCCACGCAGCGGCGCGTGACGCAGGTCACCGAAGAGCTCCAGGCGATCGCCGGGCCGTACGGCGACGTGTTGCGCATCCAGGCCCAGCAGAAGGAGCTCGAGGAGAAGCTGAAGGTCATCTCGCAGCTCGAGGCGCGCAGCGCCGGGCCCGTGCGCATGCTCGCCGACCTCTCGAGCGCCACGCCGGACAAGCTCTGGCTCACGGAGTTCGCCGAGGCGGCGGGCACGGTGCACATGCAGGGCTTCAGCGTCGACGAGCAGACGATCGCCGACTTCCTGCGCAAGCTCGGCACGTCCACCTACTTCCAGAACGTCGACCTCGAAGAGACGACGCAGGTGAACCAGGACGGCGTCAAGCAGAAGAAGTTCGCCCTCAAGGCGCACGTCAACTACGCCGGCGCCACGACGACCCCGGCCGTGCAGAAGCCCGGGGCGGCGCCGCAGCCGCCGAAGCGGACGGCCGCGCTGTCGGACGATCCGACCGTGACGGCCTCGCGCGGGAGGATCACGCCATGA
- the pilM gene encoding type IV pilus assembly protein PilM, with protein sequence MALPDLLNPAGLVRRFQLGKLQSLLGANLQNPFKRQDGMLVLDIGSSSIKLAEVFHGPSGPRLTALATAPVPPTVIQSNVIQDEGPVVDAIRALVQKTGAQSTGVITAVPGPAVIVKKVVLPAQSGSNIDGAVLAEAQQLIPDSLDNVYLDYQVVDWMEDGNKMEVLVVAVKRDIINSYTAAIRAAGLDPAIVDVDYFALENMFELNYDVSEGGSVALVNIGARYSSINILKDGRSTFTGDVPVGGAEFTDALVRQLGVSPQDADALKRGQSAGNLTPDDAESVLSSVTEFIVEEVQRALSFFWTAATDEPLGAVLLSGGPARMPGLSAQLKERLDTKVDVVDPFRRITLDGKVDRSVIEQSGPALAVTVGLATRRPGDK encoded by the coding sequence GTGGCGCTGCCAGACCTGTTGAATCCGGCTGGGCTCGTACGCAGATTTCAGCTGGGCAAGCTGCAATCGCTGCTCGGTGCGAACCTCCAGAACCCGTTCAAGCGTCAGGACGGCATGCTCGTCCTGGACATCGGCTCGAGCAGCATCAAGCTCGCCGAGGTGTTTCACGGTCCGTCGGGCCCGCGTCTGACGGCACTCGCGACGGCCCCCGTGCCGCCGACCGTGATCCAGTCGAACGTCATCCAGGACGAGGGACCGGTCGTCGATGCGATCCGGGCGCTCGTCCAGAAGACGGGCGCGCAGTCGACCGGCGTGATCACCGCGGTGCCGGGTCCGGCCGTGATCGTGAAGAAGGTCGTGTTGCCCGCGCAATCCGGCAGCAACATCGACGGCGCGGTGCTGGCCGAGGCGCAGCAGCTGATCCCCGACTCCCTCGACAACGTCTACCTGGACTACCAGGTCGTCGATTGGATGGAGGACGGGAACAAGATGGAGGTGCTGGTGGTCGCGGTGAAGCGCGACATCATCAACAGCTACACCGCCGCCATCCGCGCCGCCGGGCTCGATCCCGCGATCGTCGACGTCGACTACTTCGCGCTCGAGAACATGTTCGAGCTGAACTACGACGTGAGCGAAGGCGGTTCGGTCGCCCTCGTCAACATCGGTGCGCGCTACTCGTCGATCAACATCCTGAAAGACGGTCGCTCCACGTTCACCGGCGACGTGCCGGTCGGCGGCGCGGAATTCACCGACGCGCTCGTGCGGCAGCTCGGCGTGTCTCCGCAGGACGCCGACGCCCTCAAGCGCGGCCAGTCGGCGGGGAATCTCACGCCCGACGACGCCGAATCCGTGCTCAGCTCGGTCACCGAGTTCATCGTCGAGGAAGTGCAGCGGGCGCTCTCGTTCTTCTGGACCGCCGCCACCGACGAGCCGCTCGGCGCCGTCCTTCTGTCGGGCGGTCCGGCCCGCATGCCGGGGCTTTCGGCGCAGCTGAAGGAGCGACTCGACACCAAGGTCGACGTCGTCGACCCCTTCCGCCGGATCACCCTCGACGGGAAGGTCGACCGCAGCGTCATCGAGCAGAGCGGGCCTGCGCTGGCCGTCACCGTCGGGCTCGCGACCCGCCGTCCGGGGGACAAATGA
- the rsmB gene encoding 16S rRNA (cytosine(967)-C(5))-methyltransferase RsmB, with translation MPRRVAAGADPRRVAFEVLERVATTGAFADVLLSHRLESAGLEGADRGLATELVYGTLTWQGRIDHHLSSLVRGGLGALDLPVLLSLRLGLYQLLFLDRVPAYAAVDGSVRLAGSSGRGAKGLVNAVLRRASRLGRSGLSLPDAADPIARLAVEWSHPRWLVERWAGELGLDVLPRALEANDWPAATVLRTNLRRTTRAALLTELREAGLAAVEGAYVPTAIVIERAAGRLRSLAAYREGRFAFQGEASQLVASLATGPRVLDACAGAGGKTLAIAERLGSEGMVVAMDPMRAGLRRLVAERRRLGEPAAPAIAADARRPATRKQFDTVLVDAPCSGLGTLRQHPELRWHRRPEDIPRLAELQLQILAGVAQLVVAGGALVYAVCTQTTEETTGVTDAFLAAHPRFAVEPLAIACAGADGFLRTAPHTHGLDGFFAARLRAAS, from the coding sequence ATGCCTCGGCGTGTAGCCGCGGGTGCCGATCCTCGCCGGGTCGCGTTCGAGGTCCTGGAGCGCGTCGCGACGACCGGGGCCTTCGCCGACGTCCTGCTGTCGCACCGCCTCGAGTCGGCCGGGCTCGAGGGGGCCGATCGGGGGCTCGCGACCGAGCTGGTCTACGGGACGCTCACCTGGCAGGGCCGGATCGACCATCATCTATCTTCTCTCGTCCGCGGCGGGCTCGGGGCCCTCGACCTGCCGGTCCTGCTGTCGCTGCGTCTCGGCCTCTACCAGCTCCTGTTCCTCGACCGCGTCCCCGCCTACGCCGCCGTCGACGGGAGCGTGCGGCTCGCCGGGTCGTCGGGGCGCGGAGCCAAGGGGCTCGTGAACGCGGTCCTGCGGCGGGCGAGCCGCCTCGGGAGATCGGGACTTTCCCTCCCCGACGCTGCCGACCCGATCGCGCGGCTGGCGGTCGAGTGGTCGCACCCGCGCTGGCTCGTCGAGCGATGGGCCGGAGAGCTCGGCCTCGACGTGCTCCCTCGGGCCCTCGAGGCGAACGACTGGCCGGCCGCGACCGTCCTGCGGACGAACCTCCGGCGCACGACGCGGGCGGCGCTGCTCACCGAGCTGCGCGAGGCCGGTCTCGCGGCCGTCGAGGGGGCGTACGTTCCGACGGCGATCGTGATCGAACGCGCCGCCGGACGGCTCCGCTCCCTGGCCGCCTACCGGGAAGGTCGGTTCGCCTTCCAGGGCGAAGCCTCACAGCTCGTCGCATCCCTCGCCACCGGCCCGCGGGTGCTCGACGCCTGCGCCGGTGCGGGCGGCAAGACGCTCGCGATCGCCGAGCGGCTCGGCTCCGAAGGGATGGTCGTCGCCATGGATCCCATGCGGGCCGGGCTCCGGCGCCTCGTCGCCGAGCGCCGGCGCCTGGGCGAGCCGGCCGCACCTGCGATCGCCGCCGACGCCCGCCGCCCGGCGACGCGGAAGCAGTTCGACACCGTGCTCGTCGACGCGCCGTGCTCCGGGCTCGGCACGCTCCGCCAGCATCCCGAGCTGCGCTGGCACCGCCGCCCCGAAGACATTCCCCGTCTGGCCGAGCTGCAGCTCCAGATTCTCGCCGGCGTCGCGCAGCTCGTGGTCGCCGGCGGCGCGCTCGTCTACGCCGTCTGCACGCAGACGACCGAAGAGACGACCGGCGTGACCGACGCCTTCCTCGCCGCGCATCCGAGGTTCGCCGTCGAACCTCTCGCCATCGCGTGCGCCGGCGCGGACGGCTTCCTGCGTACGGCGCCTCACACGCACGGTCTCGACGGCTTCTTCGCCGCACGCCTGCGCGCGGCGAGCTGA
- a CDS encoding helix-hairpin-helix domain-containing protein, with the protein MTAWKKVVAAGLLCGLTLAPVARAVAADAPGARVNLNTASAAELARLPGIGPAKAQAIVEYRAKEPFEKPQDLRKVKGIGDKLYDSIKDQVTVGDAASRAGRGS; encoded by the coding sequence ATGACGGCATGGAAGAAGGTGGTGGCAGCGGGGCTCCTCTGCGGGCTCACCCTGGCGCCGGTCGCGCGCGCCGTCGCGGCCGACGCGCCCGGAGCGCGCGTGAACCTCAACACGGCGAGCGCCGCCGAGCTCGCGCGGCTGCCCGGCATCGGTCCGGCGAAGGCGCAGGCCATCGTCGAGTACCGGGCGAAGGAGCCGTTCGAGAAGCCTCAGGACCTGCGCAAGGTGAAGGGCATCGGCGACAAGCTCTACGACAGCATCAAGGACCAGGTCACCGTCGGCGACGCCGCGTCGCGGGCGGGCCGCGGTAGCTGA